GGGCCTTTGGCTGCTGGCGTTGGCGCTCGTGGTCGCGCTTGCCGCCGGCTGCTCGAAGAGCAAGAGCGACGCGCAGTTGGCGAGCGAGGTCCAGCAGAAGATCCAGAGCGATTTCGCCGTCGCCAACAAGCAGTTGGGCGTGAACGTCGCCAACGGCGTGGTCACGCTCAGCGGCAGCGTGAACAACGAGATGGAACGCGCCGCCGCGGCGAATGACGCGGCGCAGGTGGAAGGCGTCCGGACCGTCGTCAATAACCTGACCGTGAGCGACCAGTCGGCGGCGATTGAGCAGCCGGCAGAAGCGATGCCGCAGCAGCAGGCCGCGGCGCCGGGGAGGCGCAGCCCGTACACCGCGCGGTCGCGCACCTATAGCGACACGACAACGCGCGCCTCGAACTCGCAGACGGCCCCGTCTTATTCCAACAGCTCGTCGGCGGCGAACACTCCGGCGACACCTCCACCCCCGCCCCCGGTCGAGATCCCGGCGGGCACCACGCTGTCGGTGCGCATGCTGGACCCGGTCGATTCCGACAAGAACCAGGTCGGCGACCGCTTCCGCGCGACGCTCGACTCGCCCATCGTGGTCGATGACCGCGTGGCGATCCCGGCGAACGCCGACATCGAGGGCCGCGTGGTCGACCTGGCGAGCGCCGGCCACTTCAAGGGCAAGTCACAGCTTGCGCTGGAGCTGACGCGCGTGAGCTACAGCGGCCATACGTACTCGATCGCCACCAGCCAGTGGACCAAGGAAGGCGGGTCGCGCGGCAAGCGTACCGCGGCCACCATCGGCGGCGGCGCCGCGCTGGGCGCCATCATCGGCGCGATCGCCGGCGGCGGCAAGGGCGCGGCCATCGGCGCGGGCGCGGGCGCGGCGGCCGGCACCGGCGTGCAGGCCATCACCAAGGGCGAGCAGATCCACGTGAC
This sequence is a window from Terriglobales bacterium. Protein-coding genes within it:
- a CDS encoding BON domain-containing protein; the encoded protein is MKAYRKAGLWLLALALVVALAAGCSKSKSDAQLASEVQQKIQSDFAVANKQLGVNVANGVVTLSGSVNNEMERAAAANDAAQVEGVRTVVNNLTVSDQSAAIEQPAEAMPQQQAAAPGRRSPYTARSRTYSDTTTRASNSQTAPSYSNSSSAANTPATPPPPPPVEIPAGTTLSVRMLDPVDSDKNQVGDRFRATLDSPIVVDDRVAIPANADIEGRVVDLASAGHFKGKSQLALELTRVSYSGHTYSIATSQWTKEGGSRGKRTAATIGGGAALGAIIGAIAGGGKGAAIGAGAGAAAGTGVQAITKGEQIHVTPEQVLNFRLEQPVTVAANARNTSPGQMSGTVENQAPEDSDRPVLKRR